TCCGGGATAAAGTAAGGTTTTTCTAGAAAATGGATAAGATCTTTTGGATTTTGAATTTCATGCTGATATTTGAAGTACTGGGAAGCGGTAATGATGCCCAATACAGCATCTAAATTTTTTTCCGCAACAGGGATACGAGAGCATCCTTCTTCAGCAAAAAGATAGGAAAGTTTACTAAGGGGCTGAGAAATTTCATAGTAAAGGATGTCTTCTCTTGGCCACATAAGCTCTTTGACATTACTCTCCTGTATTTCAAGGTAGCCTTTAATTAATTCATTGATTTCAGGACTTAAAATTCCCTGCTTTTCAGAGGTTTCAAGAACGTGTTCCAGCTCTTCTGGGCTAATTTCCTGATCTTTTTTTAAAAAGAAGAACAAAATTCTTGATACGGGTGTAGTGACAGCGATAATAAATTTTCTGATAGGTTTTAAAAGGTTTTGGAGAAGGTCAATTTTTGGGGCTACTTTGTAGGAAATTGAAAAGTTATTTTGTAGGCCGATGTATTTGGGAATCACTTCGCCAAGAATTAACGTAAGTAGAAGCGGGATTCCAATCTTTAATTGCCAGTTGCCATTTTCTCCAAATTGGTTTGAAACAATGTTTTGCAGCATGATATTCACAAAAGTATTAATCATGAAGATTGTCACGAGTAAGTCTTTCGGATGTGCTAGTAGGGCTGCGATGAGTTTTTTTTGGGGGTCCGGGTTATCCTTATAAGTAAGCACTTTTAGAGGAGAAATAGAGAATAGGGCAGTCTCCGCTGAAGAAATCCATGCACCCCAATAAGTAAAAAGAGCGGTCATTAGCAGCGTAAAAGATGTTGCGATATCCATTACGAATCCTTTTTTAAGGAAAAAACGAATTTTTGTTGCCCTTCTGGGACAAGACCTAATCTTCTCATCAAAACTAATTCAATCCATTCTGGATCATTTTGGCTATTAAGTTCTTTTAATAGGTCGGCATGTAAACGAAAAGCCTCTTTCAATTGTAGCTCCAATGAAACACGTTCGTTTTGCAGCTTGAGATATTCTTTTTGCCTTGCCTTTAAAGCATATTCTAAGCTAATCGCACATAAGAGAATGAAAGCGATGGTCCACGCGCATTCCTTTAAAAAAAAGAGGCTCCTAGCGCTCAGTTTTTTTCGCGAAGGGCTATTAAGCATGAATGGAACATGCTGTATTGATAGGCGTTTTCTCATAGAGCTTCTAGCAAAATCTTAACTTATAGCTAGCAGCATGATGACACTAACTCAATTTTTATTCGACAGAAAGAATGGAATTTTCTTTGATAGTAGATATTTTATTAGAATAATGGGGTGGCGAAAAAAAAATTTGAGAATAGCAAAAGGGGTAACCTGGTGAATTTTTTTTAAAACTAGCTTACCTTTGCTGTTTTGCCAATCGGTAAGCCATTCTTGATGCAAGAAAAAAAAGGGCTTGGGCAAGTGATCCAAAGGTGAGAACTGCACTTTTTGCGTTTCAGGACTATTCTTTAAGGTTCCACAAAGCCACTCGCATACAAATACATGTGTTTTCGCCGATAGGGCATTTATAGGCGTGTATTCTGCACACTTATAGGAAATCATGACGTCGAGGCCTGTTTCTTCTTTAACCTCCCGGATGACAGCAGCCTCCGGTGTTTCTTCTTTGTCGATGCCTCCTCCCGGAAGCACCCAGATGGGAGTGTCTGCTCGTTTTGTAATAAGTAAATGAAGGTTGGCGTTCACAACAATTCCGATAACAGCTTCATCCATTAACTATAACTCTTTTATTCAGGTTTAGTGGTTAGGCGTGTATGCCTAGTGGCATCAAAAAATGTGGCAAGATTCATCTTCATTTTTTCTAATGACATTTTCCTAGATTCCTTCTGATTAACGAAAGTAGATTCTGGATTTAGATTCATTAAAAACGCATTTGTAATGAAAGATACCCAATATTCATCTTCTTTATGCCAAAAGTCATCATTTGCTTTTTGGCTTTTCTCTGCTAGGCGCAAATCATTTAAGGTAGGGCCTTTATTTTTGAGATAATGTACTTCAGCAACAATAATTTTAGCTAGATCTTCTGCTTGATCATAACTGCACCTATATTGAACTGTAATCCAGGGAAGAGTAAAACTCGGATAAAAAGGGAATTCATGGGCAACATTTATTCCATAAGAAGATTTAAATCTTTTCTTCATGGCTGTTTTGAGATGTGATTCAATAGTTTGACACACCATTTCCAACTTAAAAAAATTTGTACAATCAATGGGAATAGTGATGGGAAATGTAATACGCGTTAAGCTATCAAAACTATTTTTTAATGAGAGGGTTTGTGTGCAGGGTTTAACCGGAAAGGCTGGTGATGCTAAAATGTTAAGGCCCAAAGGATCGGTCTTATTAGGAATTTCTCCAAGAAGTTTAACCACATAGGGTTTGATCAGTTTCTTATCAAAACTTCCAGTAATAACACAGCAAAAATCTTTCGGATTTGCAAACACTTTTTCAAACACAGCCGGAAGCTGACATACCTCAATTGCTCTCAAGCCTTCCTTTGATAACGGAATTTTTTTGGGACCCGTTTGTGTGTTTAAACAAAAGAAAGCGTTTTCAAATTTCTTTGTTTTATCTAAACAAGAGTTATCAATAACCTCAGATAAAGCAAAAACTGTATTTTCTAACCCTGTCTTATTAAACTTTGGTTCTAAGAAAAAATCGTGCAAGAGTTTGACTAGCATGGGAAGCGAATCACTATCGCATTCTGCCGAAATCATTCTATAAAAAGGTTTTATGGAAACATCCAATTCGATGCAATAATGGTAGAGCAAAGCAGAAAGTTGATCGGAGCTAAGAGAGCCAATTCCCGACCCCGCGATGACATCTGAAATAATACGTGCTGCAAACTGCTCTTGAACGGGGCATGAGGTATATCCTCCCTTGGCTGCAAGCTGCACCATTACTTCTTCTTCTTCGTTTTTACTTGGTCTTAGAAAAACATGCATCCCATTTTTTAATACAAGCTGGGTAGTCTGGATGTTTTCTAGGAAAATCTCAGATTGAAGGGTATCTTCCCCCGTTAATTGAGCGAATAGAAAGGTTAAGGGGATCATCCATATAGGGATCACGTGTAAAAACATATATTCTAGGCCTAGCCATTTATCTCTAATGCTTCAACTTATCCTAAGGTGATTAAGATCTCTTAAAGGGAAGCTTAAAAAAGATTTTTTTCAGATTTTTAATTTGCATTTTTAAAAAATGAAGGACACAGCCGAGAGGGAATAAAAAAACGGACACCCCTTGATGTAGAGAAGCTAGAAGAAACCTGCTAAGCTTTTTTGCGTCGGTATGGGGATCTATTTTGAGAATAAGGTGACTCTCTTCTGCAATAAAACATCGCGTATGAGCTTCTAAAAAGAACTTTTTCCGATTCAGATAAATTCTATAAATATTCCAATTTGAGCCCCATCGAAAACCAATAGATGGAACGAGGTCATTTTCATGATAGATAACGTTTATTTCAGGAAAGATTTTGTGTTGAGAAGAATAAACTTCCCATGCATGAAGTTCATTTTTTAAAAGTGCCGGAGGATTAAAGGCAAACACTTTGCAGATATGCTGAGGAAAAGTTGTTGCCGTATGCAAGGCTAGAGCACCTCCTAGGCTTAATCCAATCACCATCGTCTTTTTAGAATGCTGATCCATCCAAGCTAAGATATTCATTTTCCCCATAAGAAAAGCATAGCGTCCAACGGATGCTCCAGGGTTGAAATCTGTGAGAAGGCTAAGAGCA
This genomic interval from Chlamydiales bacterium STE3 contains the following:
- a CDS encoding Uncharacterized protein (Product derived from UniProtKB/Trembl:F8KY34), which translates into the protein MDIATSFTLLMTALFTYWGAWISSAETALFSISPLKVLTYKDNPDPQKKLIAALLAHPKDLLVTIFMINTFVNIMLQNIVSNQFGENGNWQLKIGIPLLLTLILGEVIPKYIGLQNNFSISYKVAPKIDLLQNLLKPIRKFIIAVTTPVSRILFFFLKKDQEISPEELEHVLETSEKQGILSPEINELIKGYLEIQESNVKELMWPREDILYYEISQPLSKLSYLFAEEGCSRIPVAEKNLDAVLGIITASQYFKYQHEIQNPKDLIHFLEKPYFIPETMHSRMLLKRFDEKGEVFALVVDEYGSISGLITKEDLIEVVVGDIEDPRDQQPLYVKAGKNEVISSGKWELAEFNGYFDARLKSNSMLTIGGWITEQLGTIPKSGTKWQSEGFLFQILAASPNRITRLFIRKLK
- a CDS encoding Uncharacterized protein (Product derived from UniProtKB/Trembl:D1R9S3), which gives rise to MDEAVIGIVVNANLHLLITKRADTPIWVLPGGGIDKEETPEAAVIREVKEETGLDVMISYKCAEYTPINALSAKTHVFVCEWLCGTLKNSPETQKVQFSPLDHLPKPFFFLHQEWLTDWQNSKGKLVLKKIHQVTPFAILKFFFRHPIILIKYLLSKKIPFFLSNKN
- a CDS encoding Metalloprotease (Product derived from UniProtKB/Trembl:D6YW03;EC number derived from UniProtKB/Trembl:D6YW03), with the protein product MFLHVIPIWMIPLTFLFAQLTGEDTLQSEIFLENIQTTQLVLKNGMHVFLRPSKNEEEEVMVQLAAKGGYTSCPVQEQFAARIISDVIAGSGIGSLSSDQLSALLYHYCIELDVSIKPFYRMISAECDSDSLPMLVKLLHDFFLEPKFNKTGLENTVFALSEVIDNSCLDKTKKFENAFFCLNTQTGPKKIPLSKEGLRAIEVCQLPAVFEKVFANPKDFCCVITGSFDKKLIKPYVVKLLGEIPNKTDPLGLNILASPAFPVKPCTQTLSLKNSFDSLTRITFPITIPIDCTNFFKLEMVCQTIESHLKTAMKKRFKSSYGINVAHEFPFYPSFTLPWITVQYRCSYDQAEDLAKIIVAEVHYLKNKGPTLNDLRLAEKSQKANDDFWHKEDEYWVSFITNAFLMNLNPESTFVNQKESRKMSLEKMKMNLATFFDATRHTRLTTKPE